One Drosophila santomea strain STO CAGO 1482 chromosome X, Prin_Dsan_1.1, whole genome shotgun sequence DNA segment encodes these proteins:
- the LOC120455830 gene encoding uncharacterized protein LOC120455830, with the protein MSTLRRSHGGGRDFLQENKLNVTRMETNGRCLAAANARRVPLWRPVVLHYSEKVRPHVYSTNQRRALPLHSAHESPRLRSGLAQPYGFHNEMRRRLPPNPCGCDVPTRKTEERKEQERLQGGWEDQQVKLPRKCCTGCNCLHGYSITNPSDQSNQVEAVSQHQGQQSEMDGPMPSKQGEGDQADRVSVCSRMSRVSRASRASRRSQAKSTQGEGTNDPEAPLSARSGASAKTLKSKRSVSQESVRSNATIKSNITVASRSTTVSKRSHVSRKSQLMEVMPPPTHLEDQRPKEREREREREREKVPTTIEGYTPLTASERQAALQDAHIKYSKLVEEYNHMPVSEPTLRVRNRKIAIERQLDELDYAINMFDQPHMDMYYKK; encoded by the coding sequence ATGTCCACACTGCGGCGATCACATGGCGGTGGTCGTGATTTTCTGCAAGAGAACAAGCTAAATGTGACCAGGATGGAGACCAATGGCCGGTGTCTAGCTGCGGCCAATGCCCGTCGTGTGCCCCTGTGGCGTCCAGTGGTGCTCCACTATTCGGAGAAGGTGCGTCCCCATGTCTACAGTACTAACCAGCGTCGTGCACTCCCGCTACACAGTGCCCATGAGTCTCCGCGTCTGCGAAGCGGTCTTGCTCAGCCATATGGATTCCACAACGAGATGCGCCGCCGGCTGCCACCAAATCCCTGTGGTTGCGATGTGCCCACACGGAAGACGGAGGAGCGTAAGGAGCAGGAGCGCCTCCAGGGCGGTTGGGAGGATCAGCAAGTGAAGTTGCCAAGGAAATGCTGCACCGGTTGCAACTGCCTTCACGGCTATTCCATTACCAATCCATCTGATCAGAGTAACCAGGTGGAGGCGGTGTCACAGCATCAAGGTCAACAGTCGGAAATGGATGGGCCAATGCCATCCAAACAGGGGGAAGGTGATCAGGCGGATCGCGTTTCGGTATGCTCTCGCATGTCCCGAGTATCCCGGGCATCCCGAGCGTCTCGTCGATCCCAGGCAAAGTCCACCCAGGGCGAGGGAACCAACGATCCGGAGGCGCCCTTGAGTGCGCGCAGCGGTGCCTCCGCCAAGACCCTCAAGTCCAAGCGATCCGTTTCCCAGGAGAGTGTACGCTCGAATGCCACCATCAAGTCGAACATCACTGTGGCCTCCAGGAGCACCACGGTCTCGAAGCGATCTCACGTCAGTCGCAAGTCGCAGTTAATGGAGGTGATGCCGCCACCGACCCACTTGGAGGATCAGAGGCCCAaggagagggagagggagagggagagggagagggagaagGTGCCAACCACCATTGAGGGCTACACACCGTTGACCGCCAGCGAGCGGCAGGCGGCTCTGCAGGATGCCCACATAAAGTACAGCAAGCTGGTCGAGGAATACAATCATATGCCCGTTTCGGAGCCAACTCTGCGCGTGCGCAATCGGAAAATCGCCATCGAGCGGCAGCTGGACGAGCTGGACTATGCCATCAATATGTTTGATCAGCCGCACATGGATATGTATTACAAGAAGTGA